One part of the Candidatus Kryptoniota bacterium genome encodes these proteins:
- a CDS encoding NAD(P)-binding protein, which yields MEKYKFTTVEEMPPLAFSLESTRKIPTGSWRHVRPIYKTKTSPCSVSCPAGEKIPDYFELVRQQKYEEAWFKILEDNPLPGVTGRVCYHPCEGKCNRAPYDEAIGVHNIERFVADKNFHIKKLPPAAVSPKSEKVAVIGSGPAGLSCAYQLARKGYRVTVFESEHEPGGMLRYGIPNYRLPRNVLDKEIADITSLGVQIKVDSQIGANVPWSDLERYDAVFAAVGAGRSKKMEIEGEEAAGVFSGVGFLYQLSIGNQPRIGRNVLVVGGGNTAIDAARSALRLGKRVTILYRRTRAEMPAVPEEIEEAEKEGVKFEFLVAPVKVTTIRKKVSGIQLQRMKLGEPDASGRRTPIPIAHSHLSIKGDTVISAIGEEPELSFLPYSFLKKGVRVFVDEDHATGVPGIFAGGDAATNPNGTVVNAIRAGKDAAASIDEFLGWKTKLDDGIPEVVKPEDINTFYFPHETRIAVPRITLARSRISFNEVNKTIAELEAIREVERCFNCGTCLHCDICMTFCPDVSIRKDEFGEYSIDYDHCKGCGICVNECPREAMELVEEDVQWE from the coding sequence ATGGAAAAATATAAATTCACCACCGTCGAAGAAATGCCGCCGCTGGCATTCTCGCTGGAGTCGACCAGAAAAATTCCTACCGGGAGCTGGCGTCATGTCAGACCAATCTATAAGACGAAAACTTCTCCCTGCTCGGTGAGTTGCCCGGCTGGCGAAAAGATACCCGATTACTTTGAACTGGTCAGACAACAGAAATATGAGGAAGCATGGTTCAAGATTCTCGAAGACAATCCACTCCCGGGCGTCACGGGAAGGGTATGTTACCATCCGTGCGAGGGGAAATGCAACAGGGCGCCGTACGATGAGGCAATCGGAGTGCATAATATCGAACGATTTGTTGCAGACAAGAACTTCCACATCAAGAAACTTCCTCCAGCCGCGGTATCGCCTAAGAGTGAAAAAGTAGCTGTCATCGGTTCAGGACCGGCGGGTCTCTCGTGCGCGTACCAGCTTGCTAGAAAAGGGTATCGAGTAACTGTCTTCGAATCGGAGCACGAACCGGGCGGAATGCTCCGGTACGGAATTCCTAATTATCGCCTCCCGAGGAATGTCCTGGATAAAGAGATCGCTGACATCACAAGTCTCGGAGTGCAGATAAAAGTCGATTCGCAAATCGGGGCGAACGTGCCATGGAGCGACCTTGAGCGTTATGATGCGGTGTTCGCCGCAGTCGGTGCCGGGCGCAGCAAGAAGATGGAAATCGAAGGCGAAGAAGCAGCCGGTGTATTTTCCGGAGTCGGTTTCTTATATCAATTGAGTATCGGGAATCAACCGAGAATCGGCCGGAACGTGCTTGTTGTCGGAGGCGGCAATACGGCAATCGATGCCGCGAGAAGCGCGCTAAGACTCGGAAAGAGGGTCACTATACTCTACCGGCGTACCAGGGCCGAAATGCCGGCGGTTCCTGAAGAAATCGAAGAGGCCGAGAAGGAAGGGGTAAAGTTCGAATTCCTTGTTGCACCGGTGAAAGTAACAACAATCAGGAAGAAGGTTTCAGGCATCCAACTCCAGCGGATGAAACTAGGTGAGCCGGACGCGAGCGGTAGACGTACTCCGATTCCGATCGCGCATTCACATCTCTCGATCAAAGGTGATACCGTCATTTCGGCAATTGGCGAAGAACCTGAACTTTCTTTTCTCCCGTATTCATTTTTGAAAAAAGGTGTACGTGTGTTTGTCGACGAAGACCATGCTACAGGTGTACCGGGAATTTTCGCCGGAGGCGATGCCGCGACAAATCCCAACGGAACTGTCGTAAACGCGATCCGCGCGGGAAAGGATGCAGCTGCTTCAATTGATGAATTCCTCGGCTGGAAAACAAAGTTGGACGACGGAATCCCTGAGGTGGTTAAGCCTGAGGACATAAATACATTCTATTTCCCCCACGAAACAAGAATTGCGGTCCCAAGGATCACTCTTGCAAGGAGCAGGATTTCTTTCAATGAAGTCAACAAGACAATAGCGGAACTGGAAGCGATCAGGGAAGTGGAGAGGTGCTTCAACTGCGGAACGTGTCTCCACTGCGACATTTGCATGACCTTTTGTCCAGACGTGTCAATTCGCAAAGACGAGTTCGGCGAATACTCGATCGACTATGACCATTGCAAAGGATGCGGGATATGTGTGAACGAGTGCCCGCGCGAGGCGATGGAGCTCGTCGAGGAGGATGTGCAATGGGAATAG
- a CDS encoding 2-oxoacid:acceptor oxidoreductase family protein — MIEIRMHGRGGQGGVIAAKILASAIFKEGRFAQSFPSFGVERRGAPVLAFTRVDDKPVRLRTAIYEPDHLIILDATLIKSTDVFSGLKKGGSILVNSSAQAGLLDLPDEYRIATVDASDIAVRHSLGTKSIPIVNTAVLGAFAKFTGVVGIEAVVEAIREGVPIMRDQNAAAAYEAYDEVNILSNVSVN; from the coding sequence ATGATAGAAATTCGGATGCACGGAAGAGGTGGACAAGGCGGAGTGATCGCGGCAAAGATTCTTGCCTCCGCGATATTCAAGGAAGGTCGGTTTGCGCAATCGTTCCCTTCATTCGGGGTGGAGCGAAGAGGCGCGCCGGTTCTCGCGTTCACCAGGGTGGACGACAAGCCGGTGAGGCTGCGCACCGCGATTTATGAGCCCGACCATCTCATCATTCTTGATGCGACTCTTATTAAATCAACCGATGTATTCTCAGGACTCAAGAAAGGCGGTTCGATTCTTGTGAACTCGTCCGCCCAGGCCGGGTTGTTGGATCTACCGGACGAATATCGTATTGCTACCGTGGATGCCTCGGACATCGCAGTCAGGCACAGCCTCGGGACGAAAAGCATTCCGATAGTCAACACGGCTGTGCTTGGAGCGTTCGCGAAATTCACGGGTGTGGTAGGAATCGAGGCGGTTGTCGAAGCGATCCGCGAAGGTGTACCGATTATGCGAGATCAGAACGCCGCAGCTGCGTACGAGGCTTATGATGAAGTGAATATCCTATCGAATGTTAGTGTAAACTGA
- a CDS encoding TatD family hydrolase, giving the protein MQKNGFVDTHSHLNHADYEKVEEVISRALDANVLNFVVPGWDLPSSERAIELSQKFPGVYAAVGFHPHDASKADSDSLNRIRELSSHDKVVAIGEIGLDYHYNLSPPQVQRKVLEEQIEIAKEVKIPVTLHNRESDSDLLEILERQISSGWSLKKRFDYQLKTQPRGVLHSFNSTVEVATRAIEMGFYLGISGMITFGKKDSESNLQKTVRSIQPEHFLLETDAPYLAPAPHRGKRNEPSYIPLIAEKIATLQGFTIEDMRRCTSYNAYKLFGIGDVPEPRITYRIKDSLYLNLTLRCDSDCIFCDRKGEAMVKGYNLHIADEPSAAQLIEEIADPLKYKEIVFCGYGEPTIRLDVVREVARYVKERGGRTRLDTDGHGSVINHRNILPELQGIIDSVSISLNSIDPTEYQKLMGGIDKHQWQAMIDFAQEAGKFIPEVFMSVVGLNGREEAKTREFVENEIGAQFKNRPLFR; this is encoded by the coding sequence ATGCAGAAGAATGGCTTTGTCGATACGCACTCACATTTGAATCACGCCGACTACGAAAAAGTTGAAGAAGTAATTTCCAGAGCTTTGGATGCTAACGTCTTGAATTTCGTCGTTCCCGGATGGGACCTACCATCGAGCGAACGCGCAATAGAACTCTCACAGAAATTCCCCGGTGTTTATGCAGCCGTCGGCTTCCATCCTCATGACGCTTCGAAGGCTGACTCAGATTCTTTGAACAGAATCCGCGAGCTGTCGTCCCATGATAAGGTAGTGGCCATCGGGGAGATAGGACTTGATTACCATTACAATCTCTCGCCTCCCCAAGTCCAGCGGAAAGTTCTTGAAGAGCAAATTGAAATTGCAAAGGAAGTTAAAATACCGGTCACACTGCACAACCGTGAATCGGACTCGGACCTTCTTGAGATTCTCGAGCGACAGATATCGTCGGGCTGGAGCCTGAAAAAGAGATTTGATTACCAGTTAAAGACGCAGCCGCGGGGAGTACTTCACAGTTTCAATTCGACCGTAGAAGTTGCAACTCGGGCCATAGAGATGGGCTTCTATTTAGGGATCAGCGGAATGATCACTTTCGGTAAGAAAGATTCCGAATCGAATCTCCAGAAGACCGTAAGGAGTATCCAGCCTGAGCACTTCCTCCTGGAGACAGACGCACCATATCTCGCGCCCGCGCCTCACCGCGGCAAAAGAAATGAGCCCTCATATATACCTCTCATTGCGGAAAAAATTGCGACGCTCCAGGGATTTACTATTGAGGACATGCGCCGATGCACTTCATACAACGCCTACAAACTTTTCGGTATCGGGGATGTTCCGGAGCCGAGAATCACTTACCGGATAAAAGATTCATTGTACCTGAACCTGACTCTACGCTGCGACTCAGATTGTATCTTCTGCGATCGCAAGGGCGAGGCCATGGTGAAGGGATACAATCTCCACATCGCGGATGAACCATCAGCAGCTCAACTAATTGAAGAGATCGCCGACCCGCTAAAGTACAAGGAAATAGTTTTCTGCGGTTACGGTGAGCCGACGATAAGACTGGACGTTGTCAGGGAGGTCGCGCGATACGTCAAGGAAAGAGGAGGCAGGACGCGATTGGATACTGACGGACACGGAAGCGTCATAAACCACAGAAACATTCTTCCCGAACTTCAAGGGATCATAGACTCGGTGTCGATCAGCCTGAACTCGATTGACCCGACGGAATATCAGAAGTTGATGGGAGGGATTGACAAGCATCAGTGGCAAGCGATGATCGATTTCGCGCAGGAGGCCGGAAAGTTCATTCCTGAGGTGTTCATGTCGGTCGTGGGGCTGAACGGGCGAGAGGAAGCGAAGACAAGGGAATTTGTTGAAAATGAGATCGGCGCACAATTCAAAAATCGGCCGCTCTTTAGATAA